DNA sequence from the Thermococcus gammatolerans EJ3 genome:
GGTGGTTGTTGACGATGAAGGTAAACTCCTCGGCTTCATCACGATGAAGGACCTCCTCCGCTTCTTCGAACCCCCGAGGAGGTACTCCATAGTGGGCATAAACCTGCTCAAAAAGTACTCCATAAGCAACGCCTCCCGCGTGGAGGACATAATGGTTCGCAAGCCCATAACGATTCACGTCGATGAGAACCTCGGGCGGGCGATACGGATAATGCTCGAAACCGGAAAGCACCACCTCCCGGTGGTTGATGATAAAAACCGCGTTCACGGCATCCTTGAGGTCAAGGACATAATCCGTCTGATACGCATAGTCTCGTCATGAACCCCTAAAACCGCAGAGGGATGATAATCATGGACGTGTTCCTAGAGCTGGCGCTGATACTAATCGTTGCGAAGCTCTTCGGCTACCTCGCCGTTCGCCTCGGCTTTCCAGCGGCCCTCGGCCAGCTGATTGGCGGGATTCTAATCGGGCCGTC
Encoded proteins:
- a CDS encoding CBS domain-containing protein, whose product is MVRLPMEVPPGKWSKAKKVHLIHTKRRMLQLKRKDELSYNIRYISKVPVKLVMDREFLTLHPEESLSKLVQSLRGEESSAVVVDDEGKLLGFITMKDLLRFFEPPRRYSIVGINLLKKYSISNASRVEDIMVRKPITIHVDENLGRAIRIMLETGKHHLPVVDDKNRVHGILEVKDIIRLIRIVSS